In Shewanella psychrotolerans, the genomic stretch ATCTGCTCAACCATCGCATTTAGTTCGGGCGGCGAAAGTAACCGATAGGACTCTATTTTACGCTGTAACACCTCTATATCATCCTCATAATTGGCAGCATATTGCCAATTAACTCGCTCTAAGGATTGGTGATATTGGCGTGAAATCAACTGTTTCCGGCGAAGTAATTGGGTGTCAAGGTTAGTGACTTCGTTCAGCAGCGTACGATAATCATGAATTTGTCGCTCATTAACAAATGCTCGTAACTCATTTCTAACAATTTCAATTTCACTAATTTCAAGCAGCAGCTTCTCTGCATTCAATAGCAGATCAGGCTCCCGCGCCAAAATAGCATTTGCACGACGAAGTTCTTTCGGTGCGCCAAACAATCTTAAATCGCGCTCTAATTCTATTAGTTGCCATTTCTTATCGAATAACGGCAAAAAATTAACACTTGCTTGCTCGTAACTGATCTTAATCACCAGCCCTTGGCGCAACAAGCTCACACAGATAGCTGGTGAATAACCAATAGCATTGAATAAGCGAACACCTTGCCCTGAGGTTCGGTTAATTTGCTCAGCAGTACTACTATTATTTACCTCACCAATAAAAGTAGATTGAATGTCGAGTTTAAGAAAAGGATGAATACGAGCGAGCAAACTAACCCGATCATAGGTACTTTCGACTACCACCCACTCAGCAATATGCCCTCCTGTTGTCTGTAACAAGCTATGGTCACTTGCTGAATCACTCAGGGTCAAAACCAAATATCCGTCTTGAGGTAATTCAATCAGTTGTGGCTGGGTAAGTAACGACTCAAACATGAAGGTTTCCTATACATTAAGCCTCATTGTACCTAGTATGGATTTGTCCTGCCAACTTTAAAAACGACAATATTCAGTTAAATAGCGATTAATTTAGCATGATAATGGCACTCTAGAGTTTGTCGATGCTATGATAGAACACAATATTCATTGTGTAATTTCCCCTATGTCATCAAGTAATTCAGCGAGTATCTTTTGGCACGACTACGAAACTTTTGGCGCAAATCCGGCAAAAGATAGGCCTTCACAATTTGCTGGTGTCCGTACCGATTTAGACCTCAATATCATTTCAGAACCGGTGACTTTTTATTGTAAAGTTGCAAATGACTATTTGCCGTCGCCAGAAGCGATTCTAATCACAGGTATCACACCGCAACTCGCAAATATGAAAGGCGTTCCTGAATCAGAGTTTATGGGAAAGGTGCATGAGTTATTTTCAGTGCCCAATACCTGTGTTGCTGGCTACAACTCCCTAAGGTTCGATGATGAAATTACCCGTTACGGTTTTTACCGCAATTTCTTCGATCCTTATGCAAGAGAGTGGCAACAGGGAAACTCACGTTGGGACATTATCGATCTCGTCAGAGCGTGTTATGCATTAAGACCTGAAGGCATCAACTGGCCGACTAAAGAGGATGGTACGCCAAGCTTTAAACTTGAGCACCTGACCCAAGCTAATAATCTCAGCCATGAAAAAGCACACGATGCGATGTCCGATGTTTATGCCACCATTGATATAGCGAAACTGATTAAACAGCAGCAACCTAAGCTATTCGATTATTACTTTAATCTGCGCAAGAAGAACGAAGTCAGCAAGCTTATTGACGTACTGAATATGCAACCTATGCTGCATGTCAGTTCAAAAATCAGTGCATTAAATGGATGCACCACGCTGATCGCTCCCGTTGCACATCATAGTACTAATAAAAATGCCATTATATGTGTCAATTTGGCTATGGACATTACCCCGCTAATTGAACTTGACGTTGAGCAGATAAAGCAGCGTATGTATACGCCCCGCGCTGATTTAGCCCCCGATGAGCTACCTATTGGCCTAAAACAAATTCATATCAATAAGTGCCCCTTTTTAGCCCCTGCAAAAAGTCTTACCGATGAAAATGCACAGCGATTATCAATAGATAAAGATTTTGCACGTGAGCAATATAAACGATTAAGACAACATCCTGAGATTAGAGAAAAACTCGTTGCAGTGTTCGACACCGATCATAGCAATGAAATATCAGATCCTGATTTACAACTTTATAGTGGCGGCTTCTTTAGCAGCGCAGACAAAAATAAGATGGAGATAATCCGCCATACTCAGCCACACAATCTTGCAGCGCTCGATCTGCATTTTGATGATCCTAGACTTAAAGAGATGTTGTTTAGATATCGTGGCCGTAATTATCCCGAAACCTTTGATGATTCAGAGCAATATCGCTGGCGAGAGTTTTGCCAGCAAAGACTCAATGATCCCGATTACCTGCTTAGATTAGAAACCTTGCTTAATGAAACCGATGGCGATGAAGAAAAACAGAAATTATTACAGGCTCTATGTCATTATCTTAGCCATTTGTAGTCGAAACATCAGATGAAATGGGATCTGAATCCCACTATCGTGGTAACTTAGTTACTAGAATGATTTTCCAATAGCTTAACAATTAAGGATAAAGCTGATGCAAGATAGATTTATTCACTGCATAGCTCAACTGCCATCAGAATTGGCAGACAAGTTGGTGCCAATTCTGAACGAAGATTTTGCAGGTCATATCGACGCGCAACAGATTGCCGA encodes the following:
- the sbcB gene encoding exodeoxyribonuclease I, with amino-acid sequence MSSSNSASIFWHDYETFGANPAKDRPSQFAGVRTDLDLNIISEPVTFYCKVANDYLPSPEAILITGITPQLANMKGVPESEFMGKVHELFSVPNTCVAGYNSLRFDDEITRYGFYRNFFDPYAREWQQGNSRWDIIDLVRACYALRPEGINWPTKEDGTPSFKLEHLTQANNLSHEKAHDAMSDVYATIDIAKLIKQQQPKLFDYYFNLRKKNEVSKLIDVLNMQPMLHVSSKISALNGCTTLIAPVAHHSTNKNAIICVNLAMDITPLIELDVEQIKQRMYTPRADLAPDELPIGLKQIHINKCPFLAPAKSLTDENAQRLSIDKDFAREQYKRLRQHPEIREKLVAVFDTDHSNEISDPDLQLYSGGFFSSADKNKMEIIRHTQPHNLAALDLHFDDPRLKEMLFRYRGRNYPETFDDSEQYRWREFCQQRLNDPDYLLRLETLLNETDGDEEKQKLLQALCHYLSHL